Below is a window of Herminiimonas arsenicoxydans DNA.
CCTTTGCCCGCATGAAGGTGCACAGAAAATCGGAAATCGTTTATCTAGGCGTTGAAGGGGTGGATGCCGTAGGCAGAACCGGCATCGATGTCAGCCCGGAAGAATGGCGCGACCTGATTGCACAAGATGACGTGGTGGTGATCGACAATCGCAACAGCTTTGAATTCAAGCTCGGCAAATTCAGGAATGCCGTCGATCCCGGCGTCGACAATTTCCGCGACTTCCCAACATATATCGAACAGCATGTGCCGCAATGGAAAGCCGAAGGCAAACGGGTCGCCATGTATTGCACCGGCGGCATACGCTGCGAAAAAACCAGCGCCTGGATGCTGGATATGGGCGTGCCCGTATATCAACTCGAAGGTGGCGTGCTGAACTACTTCGAGAAAATGCCGGATGCGGAAAAAGACTGGGAAGGCGAATGCTTCGTCTTCGACAACCGGATTGCGCTCGATACCAAATTGCAGGAAACCGCCACCACGCTGGAAGATGTATACGGTGGCGTGCCGGAATGGGAATGGCGCCTGCAGCGCGCCCGTCGTCTGGACGAAGACAGCGAGTGAGCAAGCTTGCCAAGCCGGCCAGCAGGAATGGCGTGGGACCCAGCAGCGTCGCCTTGCCGCCCGGGCAATGGCTAACCGTCATCGATTTTCTGGTGGAACATTTCCCCGCCATTCCGCGCAGCGAATGGATGACCCGCATGCAGCGCGGCGATGTGCTGGATGCACAAGGCCGGATTATTCACGTGGCCAGTGCTTATCAGCCGCACAGCAAGATTTTTTACTTCCGCA
It encodes the following:
- a CDS encoding Conserved hypothetical protein, putative sulfurtransferase (Evidence 4 : Homologs of previously reported genes of unknown function), translating into MNQIDSNAADALLHTAFYQFSRLDDADAVAMHLRALTRDLLGSILVADEGINGVLAGKTGAVSAFEQALRHDPFFQGKFAGIAFKHSACDTAPFARMKVHRKSEIVYLGVEGVDAVGRTGIDVSPEEWRDLIAQDDVVVIDNRNSFEFKLGKFRNAVDPGVDNFRDFPTYIEQHVPQWKAEGKRVAMYCTGGIRCEKTSAWMLDMGVPVYQLEGGVLNYFEKMPDAEKDWEGECFVFDNRIALDTKLQETATTLEDVYGGVPEWEWRLQRARRLDEDSE